ggataCAAATAACCATTGCGAAATATAGATTTTTTGTGACCAATTAACCATCTTTGTAGATTTAGTTGTGTGCTTGGTTCCTCACCGGCCACAAAAGGGGTTCTGATTGTGAAATGCAGTTTTGTTCACTGAATAATTTTCGAATAATTTTCGATGGTCGTTCAATATCCAGATCTGTTCCTAATCATCCCTCGAAAGATTCTTGACTTTGGTCTGGTTACTGTAATGATTggtctcccgagtggtgcagcagtctaatgcactgcatctcagtgctggaggtgtcactacagaccctggttcaattccaggttgtatcacaaccgtctgtgattgggaatcccgtaggccggtgcacaattggcccagtgtctttAGGGGTAGACCtacattgtaaatacgaatttgttcttaactgactttcctagttaaatttGGGGAAAAAATGACAAATAAATAACTGATTTACTACTAATAAAGGGTATACTCATATCTGGCAGATCCTGTACATGGTAAAATTTGGGAATAATGTATAATTTGTATCTAGTGCGGTGGAGGGCTAGGGGCCAATTATATGTGCACACGGTCGTGTGTTGACTGACAGTAGTCCCAGGAagttccatctgactgcacatAGAGTCCTCTGTGATTTAGAGACAGCGTGGCAGCATAGGTAGAGTGAGGGGAAAACTGGTCAAATAGAGGTGGCTTAATTTGCTACTCAGAATTTTCCTTTTAATTCCATTGATACCCACTGGGGAATTCAACTCAATCTTGAAGGTATTGCCATGAAACATTCAGATTATACTTCGAAAATCATTTTAGTTTTGATAGTCAGTATTGACTTTCAAATAGCACAGCACATAAAGCCAACCAGGGTTCTCACCAAAAAATGAGAGGCACTGTGCCATTTTTTGGACTGGCTGTGCCACTAAGTAAAACATATATTTATATGGAAGGTGTTCAAAAACACAAATCTCTCGGGCCTCCACCCCAGCCATATTCGGCAGCACCACCTTGTTAAAAAACCCTGGTGAGAACCCTGCCAACGTTTTGACCTCGAGGCTGGAGCCCTTCTCAATGACGTGCTGGATACCAGACATCCTTGGGAAAGGACAAACTCAAAGGCTTGACTGAAACCATGGGTTGATGTGctggtctaaaaaatatatattttcgagGCTTTAGTTTATTACTTTGTTTATATAATTATTAAGGCATGGACTGTACACTGCAATTCAGCTCTTATATTCCAATGTTGTACACCATGACAAACTAAACCTGACTATTACGGCAAGTTATTAGAAAATGcatatacagagcattcggaaagtgttcagaccccttgactttttccacattttgttgttacagccttattctaaaatgtagtaaataaatatttttcctaataaatctacacacaataccccataatgaaaaagcaaattTGTTTTTAGGAAGTTTtacaaattgattaaatatataacagaaatacctcatttacatattcagaccttttgctatgagactcgaaattgagctcaggtacatcctgtttccattgatcatccttaagatgtttctacaacttgattgaagtccacctgtggtaaattcaattgattggacatgatttggaaaggcaaacacctgtctatataaaaggttgacagtgcatgtcagagcaaaaaccaagccatgaggtcgaaggaattgtccgtagagctcagagacaggattgtgtcgaggcacagatctggagtaCACCAAAAATGGCCTAATCATTCGTAAAtggaagtagtttggaaccaccaagactcttcctagagctggccgcctggccaaatggagcaatcgggggagaagggccttggtcaggtaggtgaccaagaacccgatggtcactccgacagagctccagagttcctctgtggagatgggagaaccttccagaaggacaaccatctctacagcactccaccaatcaggcctctatggtagagtggccagacagaagccactcctcagtaaaaggcacatgacagcccatttggagtttgccaaaaggcacctaaaggactctcagaccatgagaaacaagattgtctggtctgatgaaaccaagattgaactctttggcagatgaaaacctgctcaggacctcagactgggggcgaaggatcaccttccaacaggacaacgaccctaagcacacgcccaagacaacgtaggagtggcttcgtgacatgtctctgaatgtccttgagtgtgcCCAGCCAGTGCCCAGACTTGAACGTTACAAGCTTGTAGcaccatacccaagaagactcaaggctgtaatcactgccaacagcatttcaacaaagtactgagtaaagagtctgaatacttatgtaaatgtgttatttccGGTTTTTTTTTAACTTAagtggttttgctttgtcattaaggggtattgtgtgtagattgatgaggggaaatgattgtatcaattttagagtaaggctgtaatttaacataatgtggaaaaagtcaatggatCTGAATACtgcccgaatgcactgtatgtaattGACACCCTGCTTGGTAAAGGATGTCAGTAGTGCCAGGGGTTAAAATAAATGACAGGCCCATCTGTATAAGCTTAGTTTCTGTTAAATGGAAATGTTGGGAAAAAATATAGCTATTTTATCACTCAATCCATTGAAAAAATGTTTTATGTAGACCCCCGTCTTACATGATTGTATTTTCTTTCTCGAGAGGGAGAATGATGGAGGTGAGGAGGATCTGTTGTATTGGGGCTGGCTACGTGGGCGGTCCCACCTGCAGCGTCATCGCCCAGATGTGCCCTGAAGTGACGGTTACCGTTGTTGACGTGAACGAGGACCGCATCCGTGCCTGGAATTCTGATAGCCTTCCCATCTTTGAGGTGAGTGGGAGGCAAGATTATTACAAGAAACTATCGGAATAGATCCCAATTTAGTAGAATTTGTCTCTACTGCAGGAAATTAAGTAAAACGGTATTACTCATTCATATCCAGGTTTCTCAAAGATCTGTTCTAACTTGTATTGGTCTTTACAATATTTCCAGCTTCTATAGTGTTGCCACGTAAAGTCATTCATTTTGGCCACTTGACTTTTGATCTCTCATGATACTTTTGACACTTGTGCtctaacaacctctctctctttctagcttGGACTCCAGGAAGTGGTGGACTCATGCCGCGGGGTCAACCTTTTCTTCTCCACAGACATTGATGAGGCCATAAAAAATGCAGACCTGGTCTTCATATCTGTAAATACTCCTTTTCAATACTTTCCTTTCTTATGTCAATTGCTTTCATTGGAAGTATTGTTGAGACGTGTCTCAGTTTTGCTTTCTTTGAAGGTAATAGTAATCATTTGGTGGTTGTTTATATTTGTCCTATGCAAAAAAAACATTAATGTTTATTTTCTTTTGCATATCTCCCCCTAAGACAACCTCTGGGGGTCACGACCAGGGtcagcaattagggttaagtgccttgcttaaggACACAGACAGATATTCCaccttgtctgctcggggatTCGACCTAGTGACATTTAGTTAACTGGCCAaatgctcaaaccactaggctacctgccgccccaaattgcAGTGATGGTGAAAGATGATTGAATCCACCTGAAACATTTCCCCTTTCCTTTGCCAGGTTAATACGCCTACCAAGACATTTGGGATTGGTAAGGGTCGAGCAGCAGACCTGAAGTACATAGAAGCATGTGCCCGGCGCATTGCCGATGTCTCCAGTGGCTGTAAGATTGTTGTGGAGAAAAGCACAGTTCCTGTACGTGCTGCTGAGAGCATCCGCCGCATCTTCAATGCCAACACCAAGAGTAGCCTCAGCTTCCAGGTGATTTCAGGGGACAGGCTTGCATGGGTGGATGGACTGCACATCAAACGTCTACTTTCATCTACATGCCATGTCTTCAGGTCTTTAAAATTATGATCTTGTTCTCCTGCAGGTTCTCTCAAACCCAGAGTTTCTTGCTGAAGGAACAGCCATCAGTGATCTGAAGAATCCAGACAGGGTATTGATTGGCGGGGATGAGACCCCTGAGGGCCAACATGCTATTCAGGCCTTGCGGAGCATCTATGAACACTGGGTCCCCAAGAACAAGATCATCACCACCAATACCTGGTCCTCTGAGCTTTCCAAGCTGGTATTTATATGTTCTTCTATGTCCTTCTGTACATTACTGTATAACAATCTCAGGTCAGCAGCGTTACGATctgagactagaggtcgaccgattatgatttttcaacgccgataccgattattggaggaccccccccaaaaaaacccgCTACCGATTAATCGAccgatttttaaatattttttatgattttttatttgtaataatgacaattacaacaagaCTGagtgaacacttattttaacttgatataatacatcaataaaaatctatttagcctcaaataaataacgaaatatgttcaattttggtttaaataatgcaaaaacgtgttggagaagaaagtaaaagtgcaatatgtgccatgtaaaaaagttaacgattaagttccttgctcagaacatgagaacatatgaaagctggttgttccttttaacatgagacttcaatattccaagataagaggttttaggttgtagttaatatagtatttaaaggactatttctctatacaatttgtatttcatatacctttgactattggatgttcttataggcactttagtattgccagtgtaacagtatagcttccgtcactctcctcgccccaacctgggctcgaaccaggaacacatccacaacagccaccctcgaagcagcgttacccatctctccacaaaagccacggcccttgcagagcaaggggaacaaccgtttgaaacgctattagcgcgcaccccgctaactagctagccatttcacatcggttacaccagcctaatctcgggagctgataggcttgaagtcataaacagctcgaAGCtcgaagcacagcgaagagctgctggcaaacgcacgaaagtgctgtttgaatgaatgcttaccagcctgctgctgcctaccattgctcagtcagactgctctaccaaatatcaaatcatagacttaattataacacagaaatacaagcttttggtcattaatatggtcgaatccggaaactaatttagaaaacaaaacgtttattatttcagtgaaatacggaactgttccgtattttatctaaatgggtggcatccctaagtctaaatattcctggcatccctaagtctaaatattcctgttacattgtaccaaccttcaatgttatgtcataattacgtaaacttctggcaaattagttcgcaacgagccaggctactcaaactgttgcatataccctgcgtgcaatgaacgcaagagaagtgacacaatttctactggttaatattgcctgctaacctggattacttttagctaaatatgcaggtttaaaatatatacttctgtgtattgattttaagaaaggcattggtgtttatggttaggtacagttgtGCATGGTTAGGTTAAATCATCCTCCCAAACTAGTAAtaacatcaaccatgtgtagttaactagtgattatgattgattgattgttttttatatgataagtttaatgctagctagcaacttaccttggcttcttactgcattggcgtaacaggcaggctcctcatggatgagaggcaggtggttagagcgttggactagttaactgttaggttgcaagattgaatcccggagctgacaaagtaaaaaaaaaaaatctgccaaATCGGtatccaaaaataccgatttccgattatgaaaccttgaaatcggccattccgattaatcggccgacctctatcTGAGACACCTCCTGCAATGTTTCCTGCCTTTATTCATTGGCTCACTTCTCTATCCTTGGttttcccccccccaaaaaattataGGCAGCCAATGCCTTTCTTGCCCAACGTATCAGTAGCATCAACTCTATCAGTGCCCTCTGTGAGGTAACCGGTGCTGATGTGGAGGAGGTGGCACATGCCATTGGGACAGACCAGAGAATAGGCAGCCGCTTCCTGAAGGCCAGCGTAGGTGAGTGGGAGAGAAGCAAGGCGGGAGTGGTTGAGTTGTGGGGTAGTAACAGTTAAGTTGTGGTTGGATGAGATCATTGGATGACTGAGCGGTTGGATGAGATCATTGGATCACTGAGTGATTGTGTTTCAGTTATGGAAAAGTGGGATGTGAGTGGATGAGTTCAGTCATGATACATTCTGTGTTTTTGTTTCACAGGATTTGGTGGCAGCTGTTTCCAGAAAGACGTTCTCAATCTTGTGTACCTATGCGAGGCGCTGAATTTACCCGAGGTTGCAAGATACTGGCAACAGGTGTGCTTTTATCATCAACTCAAAGTAGTGCAATACAGAACTCGCTTCTCATTTGATAAGACATTGCTGTAACACTTTTCTGTTTTACGGTCAGTAAAATACTGTATCACAATGACAAATGTTGAACATCTCATTGTTGTGTCTCCCAGGTTATAGAGATAAACGACTACCAGCGAAAACGATTCTCCTCACGGATAATCAACTGCCTCTTCAACACAGTGACAGACAAGAAGATAGCCTTGCTCGGATTTGCATTCAAGAAAAACACTGGCGATACAAGGTATGGAGGGGCATTTCAAATATTTATCTGCTTACATCCAAAGCTCTGAGCGTATTGTCCTGTTGCCCCCTCCATGCTCATATACTCATATCCTTGTGTGCATTTTGTTTTTAGGGAATCCTCTAGTATCTACATCAGTCGCTACCTGCTGGAGGAGGGAGCCTGTCTACACATCTATGACCCAAAGGTTAAAGCTGAGCAGATCATGCAGGACCTGACTAAGCCCACACCCTCAGAAAGACATGACACTGCCACAGGTAGCCACAGTGTTCTTTCTGTAAATTAATATAACAGTAAATCCTAAAGAAGATTAACAAGAATATCTTTATTGAATACATAATGATATTTCAAGGGAtgttttgttctctctgtgttaggTGTTAGTTGCCATAACGTGGGAGACTTTTTTTTCGCTCATTCTAATGAGATGGGATTAATGTTTGTTGTACAATTGTGTGAAAAAGTTGTATTTATATGCATGAAGTAATCCTTGTTTATTCTCGCTCATCCTAGTTTCTCGTCTAGTCACCATCGTCACAGACCCATACAAGGCTTGTGAGAATGCCCATGCAATTGTGATCTGCACAGAGTGGGATATGTTCACGGTGTGTATTTACATTTTTAAGCTACTCACTCATCAAATGGCAAGGAGATGACTCTGGCCACACAGATATTTTGGTGCCGCTTATATAATAACATATCGTTGCACTGTTCATTGATGAAAGGGAGCTCTCAATGTAAACCACGAAGTCTATATTTGTATTGCAGGAACTGGACTATGAGAGGATCCATAAAGCCATGCTGAAACCTGCCTTCATCTTTGACGGCAGAAGGATCTTGGACAGCTTGCACGACCAACTCCAGCATATTGGCTTCCAGGCGAGTAACCATGGCCACAGTAAAAAGTATGTTTTGTaacatacaccggataggtgcagtgaaatgtgttgctttacagggtcagccatagtagtatggcaaaccctggagcaaattagggatAAGTGCCTTagtcaagggcacatcggcagatttttcaccttttCGAACTGGTCCAACACTAACCGCGAGGCTAATAGTCATCCTACAGTAAGACGTGAACAATGTCTAGGACTCTGATGAGATTATGAAAACACCCTGAGACCAAAAAAAGGTTGTATTTTCTTTTGGAAGGCTGTGCTGACAAAAAGTCAAAGATCCATTCACAGCAGCATGCTTAGTGAGTCCCATTAGTATTTGAAAAAAGTTGAGTAATAGACAGTCCAGCAGTTTCCAAAGTAACTGTTTTGTCCTTTCCAGGTGGAGACTATTGGGAAAAGAGTTAACCAAAGAATCCCTTTCACTACCAGTGGCGACAGGTCAGACATGGACCAAGCGCAGCCATTGAAGAAGAACAAACTGTGAAGTGTTCTTTACAGGACAGCAGCGTCAGAGCCGGCTCAATGCAGTAGTAAATGAAACCAAGTTATAATTTTGCTGTAATATTAAAATCAGTCATTTCAGCACCTGCATCAACTAGATGGGATGACTTCAAACAAATAATTATGTTAGCTACAATGAAAGAGAGGCCTGGATAATGTTTTGGTTAGGGTTCAAGATCTGGTTTGTCGGCTACATGCGGCAACAATATCCCTCCAAACTTATGCTTAATTTCTTTGTTTTGTGCATGTTGGACAACTACCAGGGTTTGGATGTTTTACTTACACAAGGGGTAAAACAACTTAAACTGATTTCATAACTTTCTGTATTTGCCCTTTTTTCAAGTTTTCTGCCTAAAAGTATTCCTGTATGAAAGCAATTTTTAAAGGACAGATTCCATTTTTCTTACTGAAGATAATGTATTTAGTTTTTATTCATTTCAAAGCAATTTTTATACAAGATGGTGCTAGTTGAATGTGAACTTAAGCAGTGTGAACATGAACCCGAAAATGCAATATTCAAATTATATGTATTATCTTTATGCATGAACTCTGTAAAGTAAAACATTTATCTATAGTTTTTACATGCAGAATAAAAAGCATTTTTAGTAtctgtaatttaaaaaataatcattTGCAGGCCCAGAATCAATAGTACTGTACTACAATTATGTTACTTTCTCTCAAGAGCTGTGTACTATGTAGTGGTGTCCCCCTCTTTAGTTAGTTAGAGGTCTCATGGATGGTCAGGCATTCGCACGGTCATTCTGTCAGCTAATTCTAGGAAACTGCATATGGAACTG
The Oncorhynchus gorbuscha isolate QuinsamMale2020 ecotype Even-year linkage group LG20, OgorEven_v1.0, whole genome shotgun sequence DNA segment above includes these coding regions:
- the LOC124007053 gene encoding UDP-glucose 6-dehydrogenase-like, with amino-acid sequence MMEVRRICCIGAGYVGGPTCSVIAQMCPEVTVTVVDVNEDRIRAWNSDSLPIFELGLQEVVDSCRGVNLFFSTDIDEAIKNADLVFISVNTPTKTFGIGKGRAADLKYIEACARRIADVSSGCKIVVEKSTVPVRAAESIRRIFNANTKSSLSFQVLSNPEFLAEGTAISDLKNPDRVLIGGDETPEGQHAIQALRSIYEHWVPKNKIITTNTWSSELSKLAANAFLAQRISSINSISALCEVTGADVEEVAHAIGTDQRIGSRFLKASVGFGGSCFQKDVLNLVYLCEALNLPEVARYWQQVIEINDYQRKRFSSRIINCLFNTVTDKKIALLGFAFKKNTGDTRESSSIYISRYLLEEGACLHIYDPKVKAEQIMQDLTKPTPSERHDTATVSRLVTIVTDPYKACENAHAIVICTEWDMFTELDYERIHKAMLKPAFIFDGRRILDSLHDQLQHIGFQVETIGKRVNQRIPFTTSGDRSDMDQAQPLKKNKL